In one Natronosalvus amylolyticus genomic region, the following are encoded:
- a CDS encoding ornithine cyclodeaminase family protein has translation MVRVIPDDDIRSLIDLETLLPVVADGFAAQYAGAVERPERPHYPIGSGLETVNPEQPLGTGLCMPAYVHGSPYVVTKLATVFEGNEARGLPTVSARIAVDDAETGQPLAYLAGTAITNARTGCIGGLAARELARKEPVSLAVIGAGAQARWQTRAIDAATDLESVRVYSPSDSRVRCAADLDGELSVPVEAVSSPVRALEGASVVVTATTSTEPVFDGGDLEAGALVIAVGAYTPDMRELDDRTLERAERVYADVPEEARETGDLCVHPDLEVDDFGGRFVDEGTVTSPIPGRQSPDEILVLSSVGSAVFDAVTASQLYERARDEGVGTVVDL, from the coding sequence ATGGTTCGCGTCATTCCTGACGACGACATCCGCTCGTTGATCGACCTCGAGACACTCCTCCCAGTCGTCGCCGACGGTTTCGCCGCCCAGTACGCGGGAGCGGTCGAACGGCCGGAACGACCCCACTATCCGATCGGAAGCGGCCTCGAGACGGTAAACCCGGAACAGCCACTCGGAACCGGCCTCTGTATGCCCGCGTACGTCCACGGCTCGCCATACGTCGTCACCAAACTGGCAACCGTCTTCGAGGGGAACGAAGCCCGGGGGTTGCCCACCGTCTCGGCACGGATTGCGGTCGACGACGCCGAAACCGGCCAGCCGCTCGCGTACCTCGCCGGGACGGCGATCACGAACGCACGAACTGGCTGTATCGGCGGCCTCGCCGCCCGCGAACTCGCTCGAAAGGAGCCGGTCTCGCTTGCGGTCATCGGTGCTGGCGCGCAGGCCCGCTGGCAAACGCGAGCCATCGACGCCGCCACCGACCTCGAGTCGGTTCGCGTCTACTCACCCAGCGACTCCCGCGTCCGCTGTGCGGCCGACCTCGACGGCGAACTCTCGGTCCCCGTCGAAGCCGTTTCGAGTCCGGTCCGGGCGCTCGAGGGAGCCAGCGTCGTCGTCACCGCGACCACGAGCACCGAGCCGGTGTTCGACGGGGGCGACCTCGAGGCAGGGGCCCTGGTGATCGCCGTGGGCGCGTACACTCCCGACATGCGTGAACTCGACGACCGGACGCTCGAGCGTGCCGAGCGCGTCTACGCCGATGTCCCCGAAGAAGCACGCGAGACGGGCGACCTGTGCGTTCATCCCGACCTCGAGGTAGACGATTTCGGCGGCCGGTTCGTCGACGAGGGCACGGTCACGTCTCCGATACCTGGACGACAGTCACCGGATGAAATACTCGTCCTCTCGAGTGTCGGAAGTGCCGTCTTCGACGCAGTAACGGCGTCACAACTGTACGAACGAGCACGCGATGAAGGGGTCGGCACAGTTGTCGACCTGTGA
- a CDS encoding nucleoside hydrolase, protein MSDTDSRRIIVDTDTAGDDTQALVLAALSDRVDLEGVTICAGNVPFEYQVENAKYTLELAGVADEVPVYEGVRSPLQKEHDFAEYVHGEGGLGGKLFPDTGIQSADEHAVDFIVRSARENPGEISLVCIAPLTNVAVALQHEPDLPELLDEVLIMGGAVNTLGNITPAAEYNFWVDPDAAAIVMDAFETTLVDWGVTVRDSTFDADVFAEIESIDTPLAEFYTTITEAVREFNSQSEHDSLGEDVTTQPDSMTIATLLEPDIVEEASTYHVAVDDREGMTRGYSLVDELEVTDGEAKTRVIESVDGDRFTEMLLDAFRHGDPHYAK, encoded by the coding sequence ATGAGTGATACAGACTCGAGACGGATTATCGTCGATACGGACACCGCTGGAGACGACACCCAGGCGCTCGTCCTGGCTGCACTGTCTGACCGGGTCGATCTGGAGGGGGTCACGATCTGTGCGGGCAACGTCCCCTTCGAATACCAGGTCGAGAACGCGAAGTACACGCTCGAGTTAGCCGGCGTGGCTGACGAAGTCCCCGTCTACGAGGGGGTTCGATCACCGCTGCAAAAAGAACACGATTTCGCCGAGTACGTCCACGGAGAGGGCGGGCTTGGTGGGAAGCTGTTCCCGGATACGGGGATCCAGTCGGCAGACGAACACGCCGTCGACTTCATCGTTCGGAGCGCTCGAGAGAACCCGGGCGAGATTTCGCTCGTCTGTATCGCACCGCTGACCAACGTTGCGGTTGCGCTCCAGCACGAACCCGACCTGCCGGAGTTGCTCGACGAGGTGCTGATCATGGGTGGGGCGGTGAACACGCTGGGCAACATCACGCCCGCCGCGGAGTACAACTTCTGGGTCGACCCCGACGCCGCCGCCATCGTGATGGACGCCTTCGAGACCACGCTGGTCGACTGGGGCGTGACCGTCCGCGATTCGACGTTCGATGCCGACGTGTTCGCCGAAATCGAATCGATCGACACGCCACTGGCCGAGTTTTACACGACGATCACCGAGGCCGTCCGCGAGTTCAACAGCCAGTCCGAACACGACTCGCTTGGCGAAGACGTCACTACCCAGCCCGATTCGATGACGATTGCGACGCTGCTCGAGCCGGATATCGTCGAGGAGGCGAGTACGTACCACGTCGCTGTCGACGACCGAGAGGGCATGACACGCGGCTACAGTCTGGTGGACGAACTCGAGGTAACCGACGGCGAGGCGAAAACCCGGGTGATCGAATCGGTCGACGGCGACCGGTTTACCGAGATGCTTCTCGATGCGTTCCGGCACGGTGATCCCCACTACGCGAAGTGA